One Thiohalobacter sp. DNA segment encodes these proteins:
- the mazG gene encoding nucleoside triphosphate pyrophosphohydrolase yields the protein MSRQMDKRAAAALSRLLEVMRQLRDPEHGCPWDRAQTHRSLVPYLLEEAHEVVDVIERNALERLDDELGDLLFQVVFHARLAEEAGRFDMADVANAIADKLVRRHPHVFGGAQVASAEEQTRQWEAHKARERAERGVQATDLFADVPRALPALARAAKLQRRAARMGLDWPDATGVLEKLDEELAELRAAMDEGVPERIEAEVGDLLFTCVNLARHLGVDPEQALRGASARFETRALAVVARARAAGSDPAELDAEALDTLWRAAKGQEEGT from the coding sequence GTGAGCCGGCAAATGGACAAGCGTGCGGCAGCCGCGCTCTCGCGCCTGCTCGAGGTCATGCGGCAGCTTCGCGACCCCGAGCATGGCTGTCCCTGGGATCGCGCCCAGACCCATCGTTCACTGGTGCCCTATCTGCTGGAGGAGGCCCACGAGGTCGTCGACGTCATCGAGCGGAACGCGCTCGAGCGACTCGATGACGAACTCGGCGACCTGCTGTTCCAGGTGGTGTTCCATGCCCGCCTCGCCGAGGAAGCGGGGCGTTTCGACATGGCCGACGTGGCCAACGCCATCGCCGACAAGCTGGTGCGCCGCCACCCCCACGTGTTCGGCGGGGCGCAGGTGGCGTCGGCGGAGGAACAGACCCGGCAGTGGGAGGCCCACAAGGCCCGTGAACGGGCCGAACGCGGGGTGCAGGCAACCGACCTGTTTGCCGATGTGCCGCGCGCACTGCCGGCACTTGCCCGTGCTGCCAAGCTGCAGCGTCGCGCCGCGCGCATGGGTCTGGACTGGCCGGACGCGACGGGCGTGCTGGAAAAGCTGGACGAGGAACTCGCTGAGCTGCGCGCGGCCATGGACGAGGGTGTGCCGGAGCGGATCGAGGCCGAGGTGGGGGACCTGCTGTTTACCTGCGTGAACCTGGCGCGTCATCTGGGCGTCGATCCCGAGCAGGCCCTGCGCGGTGCCAGCGCCCGCTTCGAGACGCGCGCTTTGGCGGTCGTCGCGCGCGCCCGCGCCGCGGGCAGCGATCCCGCAGAACTGGATGCCGAAGCACTCGATACCTTGTGGCGGGCGGCCAAGGGACAGGAAGAAGGGACCTGA